A genomic stretch from Dissulfuribacter thermophilus includes:
- a CDS encoding OmpP1/FadL family transporter, with translation MFRFVTQRFLIALAVVFLFLPISSNEVNGAGFQLFNELSARGTGLGAAMTSLSDTPEMAWFNPAATASFSKTRLLAGMALVMPSTELRTPNGDDPDMKNMAYPIPYFYAATTLRDKIGLGLSINAPYGLTTEWDRDWPGRFFAVKTELRTVFFTPSISYRVNPYISLGVGAQIVKTTAELTQAIPSRTVPVAPDVSITTPEVRTELDGEDTSAGYILALQLTPHKHFRFGAVFRSEVSLDIEGKAKYSENVSLGGRELFPTSDAWLVVRLPATLSLGLSTTYFKNWLLTFDYLWTWWSSYDELAIHYEKAPGTGVPGTITKPKNWSDDYALRFGAEYTVNEALKLRGSYVYDRSPISDTFRDAILPTNDRHLFSIGFGYNLKGIQIDGAYTYLVMEDCKPSQLVTPGLVGTYEGGAHIVNFSVGYSF, from the coding sequence ATGTTTCGTTTTGTGACTCAAAGATTTTTGATTGCCCTTGCGGTTGTATTTTTGTTCCTGCCTATTTCGTCAAATGAGGTCAATGGGGCAGGCTTCCAATTGTTCAATGAGTTATCTGCGCGAGGGACAGGACTTGGCGCTGCAATGACCTCGCTTTCAGATACCCCAGAGATGGCCTGGTTCAATCCTGCTGCTACCGCCTCTTTTTCAAAGACCAGGCTTCTTGCTGGAATGGCATTGGTTATGCCAAGCACAGAGTTAAGAACTCCAAATGGAGATGATCCGGATATGAAGAACATGGCATATCCAATCCCATATTTCTATGCCGCTACAACTCTAAGGGACAAGATTGGGCTCGGCCTCTCAATAAATGCCCCTTATGGTCTTACTACTGAGTGGGATAGGGATTGGCCAGGAAGATTTTTTGCAGTCAAGACTGAACTCAGGACAGTCTTTTTTACTCCCTCTATCTCCTACAGGGTAAATCCATATATTTCTCTTGGGGTTGGTGCACAGATTGTAAAGACAACAGCTGAATTGACCCAGGCTATTCCTTCTCGAACTGTGCCAGTAGCACCTGATGTGTCAATTACCACGCCAGAGGTGAGGACAGAGCTTGACGGAGAAGATACGAGCGCAGGCTATATTTTAGCCCTTCAGCTTACCCCGCACAAACACTTTAGGTTCGGGGCAGTGTTTCGTTCTGAAGTGAGTCTCGATATCGAGGGAAAGGCAAAATACAGTGAAAATGTTAGCCTTGGTGGTAGAGAGTTGTTCCCAACATCGGACGCATGGCTTGTGGTAAGGCTACCCGCCACGTTATCTCTAGGGCTAAGCACCACCTATTTTAAGAATTGGCTATTAACATTTGATTATCTGTGGACCTGGTGGTCAAGCTATGACGAACTCGCTATTCACTATGAAAAGGCGCCTGGTACAGGTGTGCCTGGTACTATTACCAAACCAAAGAATTGGAGCGACGACTATGCCTTGAGATTCGGAGCAGAGTATACAGTAAATGAGGCCCTTAAATTAAGGGGATCATATGTTTATGACCGCTCTCCTATCTCAGATACTTTCCGTGACGCAATCCTTCCAACAAATGACAGGCATCTATTCAGTATTGGCTTTGGATATAACCTTAAGGGTATCCAGATTGATGGGGCCTATACATATCTAGTCATGGAGGATTGTAAGCCTTCTCAGTTAGTTACTCCTGGACTGGTGGGTACCTATGAGGGAGGGGCCCATATAGTAAACTTTTCAGTAGGATATTCATTTTAA